The nucleotide sequence ctggctccaggctcttgagcctTACTCTGTAGCCTCAAACCTCCCCACATGCTGATCACAAGAGCAAGAGGTCTGGTGGCTACATGCACGCACAGGTCCTAACACAGAGTGGCACCGGTCCCACAGGCACCCTGCTGCACCATGgccctcatttatttataaacatatggCACTGCCCTGTGCCCAGTTTTCCTGTCTGAGCTCTTTACACTCAGTCCTCACTGCAACCGTATATACATGGTAGGATTGTTATTATACTcaattcacagatgaggaaaccgaagcacagagaggttaggtgacttacacaagatcacacagctagtgagtggaaaagccagaatttgaatcagCACAGCCTGGCTCCCGAACTCAAGCTCCCTCCAGACCTCAGGACCCAGGAACCCGGAAGCTCTgaagccctccccaccctcagcGCTGGGAGGAGGGCTGGACAATACTTCTCAAAGCCTAATTCGCAGAGGAAGCAACAGCCCCAGAGTAGGAAGGTAGCTTGCTCAGGGGCACAGGGCTGCATGAACCTAGAGCATCTGCATCAGCCACCGACCCCTGcggacgccccctcccccagctctgcccttgaTCTGGGAAACTGAGGAGGAGTGATTGGCTGGTGAGAGCATGGTCAGGAGTGAAAGAGACTTGAGACAAAAGCTATCACCATTTAGTAAAGAAACCCCGAGAGGctctgagagggacagaggagaccAGAGGCTGAAAGGAGCCCCACTCACACATCAACTGAAAACCAGACAGGGCAGAAATGGATTCTCTCTAGAGCTCTCAGATAAACAGACTTCAAAGCCACCAAGGGCAGGAGTCGGAGGCAGAGGCGGAGGCGAGAGGGAGAGACTCAGCAATAAGGCCGGGCGTgcagcacagagaagggagggctGGACACACAGAGACTGGCAATTACCACTCGGAAAAGGCAACTGGAAATTCCATTTGGGTTTTCAATTTGAAGGTGGAGAGAGGCCAGGagcttgggggctggggggtgaccgaggaagagatggaaagagagaggacttagagacagagaggagggggagggggcacagagagaaagacaagagccAGAGAcaagggcaaagagacagagacacatagAAACggaagaaagatggagagaaagaagcaaaagcagAGCACAAGgtgccaggtgccccccaacacacacactcacactcacacacacttacACTCATATATACTCACACACCCTCTTGCTCAGGATTCAGAGACCTGTGTTCTGGTCCTGCTTCCGCTATTGAAATGCTGTGTAACCTTGCAGAACACCTCACCTCCCTCTGAGCCTTTGGTCCCCCTGAGCCTTTGGTCTCCCTGAGGCCTGGTGAGGTTAAGCTGTTTCCAGGAAGGTGAGGGAGGAGACAGGGTGGTGACAAGTGGGTGAGCCGGGGACGGGAAGGCCCCAACCTCCTGGGCACCTTCCTTCCCGCCCAGACTGGGAGTGCATGTCTGTAATATCCCCTGCAAACAGGGCTGGGTGCTGACCTCCAGTCCCAGTTTCAGGTGGTTTACCAGTATTAACCTATCAGTTTCTCCTCACTCCCACCGTATTAGGGAGCTAaaccccatttaacagatgaggaaactgaggcgctCTTCGTTAAGGGGCTGCCTAAGGTCACTGCAGCCTTTCTAACAATGAGTGCCCACCTGCTACCATTTACACCCCTTTTCAGACGGAGGTCTCATCTTCTGCAACCCCTCCGCATCCCCCAACCCCaggggaggcggggcaggggcccagcccagcccagcttgACCCGGCCTCAGCAGGCCCAGGAGGGGTGTCTAGCCCGGTCTCGGGAagggtgagaggcagaggcagcGGGAAGCCGGAGCCATGTGGTGCTGGCTGCAAAGAGCCAGCTGAAGCCGAAGGGTGCCTGAGGCTGAAGGGTGCCCCATCCCACACTCCCACCCTGAGACCGGAACCTGGACGGCAGCAGCCCGGATTGCAGGTCGTGCCGTGTAAGAAAGCTGTCCTGCGGCGCCACCTAGTGGCCAAAAGCCCCTCCAGAGTCCGCTGAGCAGAGAACGCTGCAGGGAACCGCCGACCCCTAGAGCCCCTATCCGCTGGGCCGCTGGAATACACAGACCTCCTCCACCCTGGGGACCGTGTGCTGACTACCCCAGATCCGGAAGAGAAAGGGAATACGATAGAGCTTGGTTCTTTGCCCTCCTGAGAGACAGACTCACACATCCCAGAATCACCTACTCATCTCTGCCTCCCACAGGCATCCCAGACTCAACCTTCATCCATCTGATTCGTTCATTTATGGAGTCCTTCCTGTATGTTCCAGGAGCTAGAGCTATAACCCTGAACCAAACAAAGACTCCTGCCCTGGTGGAGCTTACTCGGAGGCGTAGGTGGGGAAACacacaataataaacataagaaaacaatctACCTATTttagaggcagaaaagaaagagcacgTCTGACAGTGTAACTGGGCTCCGTGACCCTCCACAGTCCTAACGGCAAATTCATGGAGTCTGATGCCAGCTAGACCACCCTTCCTGGTCATTCCTCTGCGGGCACGCCTGTCCCAGAGAAGGTACCCTGAAGGGGCCCTCCCGCCTGGGACTCTCCCCTCCCACATGAACAGCTCCTCTTTTCCTGAGACCTCTTGATCCTGCTGGCTTGTCAGGCCCCACCCTGCACCACAGCACGATTCCCCTGGGTGGCTGGAGCAGGGGTGCGGCACACACTCAGGCCAGGCTCTGAATCTTGATTCCCAGCTCAGACCTCAACACGTGCAACCTGGACAGGTTCCGTAGCCCCCCTGTGCCACTGTTTCCTCATGTGCAAAATGGGGGAGACAGTAGCTCCTACCACAGAGTTGTGGGTAGTGGGAGGTATGTGAGTTCAaggtaaagcacttagaacagcaCCTTGACACAGCAGTTGGTAGTATTAACATCTGTTTAGGTGTTCTCTCCCTCCAGGACTAGCTGATGGAGGTTAGACAGAGAGGTTCATCCAGGAAGGTCCAACAGAGTCATTTTATCCCTCACCCAATGCACAGGGCATACAAAAGGCCCTCAACCCATATTCgctcatttattgagtgctttctgCATGCCAGGTACTGGACTAGTAAGTCTCCGGGGGTGGCTGCTGCTACCTTCCCACAGATGCTTCTTGCTGGTGTTTCAGCTCCTGATTCACGTCCTGAAGGTGGGCGGTCAGCTGGCGGTACTTCTGGTGGCTTGCTGGTAATCTGCACAGTCCCTTGGGCTGTCTCTACGTGCTCCTGGGCCTCCCGAACCAGCGTGCCCACCACGTCCAGCTGCTCCCGCAGCTCCCGTTCAGTCTCGCGTGCGTCCTCCGGCAGCTCATCGGTCATCGCTTCCAAGTCCCCCGCGGTCTGTCTCAACTCTCGCACTTTCTCTTCTAGACTCAGGGTCCGGTCTGCTAGCATCTCCACCATCTCCTCAGCACCGAGAGCACATCCACCTGCACCCTGAGCTCATGGATGGTGCTCCCTGCCTGGCTCAGCTCCACCTGCACACACTCCCGCTGTTGCCTCACAAATTCCAGCTCCTGGTCCTCCTTTCCACAAGCGTCTGGAGTTTCTCACATGCTCCTGCTCTGCGGAGGAAGAAAGATTCTGCATCCTCGCCAGGGCATCCTTTAGGCGGGCGTTCCACTCCTCCACCTGCTTGATCTGATAACTGGACGCCACCCCGTCTGAGCCCTTCTCTTCAATTTCAGCCTTGAGGATCTCTAAGTCAGTGGTGAGCTCATCCACGTTCTTTCAATGCCTCCACCTCCTGCTGCGGGGACTTAGCCTGCTCTTCAGCCATCTCCTTGTCCAGAGTGGCCATTGCAATGGCATCAGCGTGTCCCCCATCTCCTCCACGGAACGTTCCTTCGCCCCCACTGCCTCCTTGAGGCGTCGCTGCAGGTCCGCCTGCTGCCCCTGCATTTTGCTCTTCCATTCCTGCACCTGCACCAGCCGGATCTTATGTTTCTCCAGCTCCTTTAGATTTGCCTtgtcttctgcctgtttcaaCCGCAGGGGCTCCAGTTTCTCCTCCAGGTCCCCCACCTgggccctcagcccctcctcctcctgggaggGGGAAGGCAGTGGGGGTGCTGCTCCAGGAGAGGCGACAGCCGACAGCCAGAGGCGTGGTGATGATGGGTGCTGCTGGTGGAGTCTGAGCTGCGGTGCTGGGCTCACTGCTGCTCAGCTCACCTGCTGATGCTGAGCCACAGGGGCCCAGGAAGCAACCGGTCACAGCCACCCCAGATGGAGTGTGAACAAGGTGCTGTAAGAAGAGTAATGTCTAGGCCagaagttctcaaactttttggtctcagaacgtctttttttttttttttgagagagagagagagagagagagagagagagagagagagtgagccaaaggaggggcacagagagaggagagagaataccaagcaagctccgtgttgtcagcacagagccccatatggctGGATTCCACCAACTAGGTTCCATCCCACATACCGTGTATCActagtcggaggcttaactgattgagccacacacgTCCCCTGGTGTCAGAAAGTCTTTAacactcttaaaatttttcaggaTCCCAGGGGTATTCTCTTtcgaatgtcccctctctgtaaagagagctttgtTACGATTCTTTTCTGCTCttatactttaataaacttttgcctgctgctgaaaaaaaaggaaaaagaaaaattcaggatCCCAAATAGCTTTCTAACGTGCAAATACCTATCgatatttaccatattagaaaCTAAAACTGAGAagattttaagtttcaaaatttAGTAGTTGATAAGTTTTAAttcgttttttttaaaaaaaaagcaaattcattgcatattataaataaaaggacGTGGGGGCCAGTGACGTTGCCATAGATTCTCTTCTTCACTGCTTTATGGTAAGTAAATGTTTCTAAGAAAAAcagttgtattttccaaagtaaaacaaaataacgGGTAAACGCTGATACGGTTTGGCATTTTTGCAAATGTCTTTAATATCTGACTTAATGGAAGACAGCTAGATTTTCATGCTATGCTCGACCTGGGCGATAGGCTGCTTTGGTTGAAGCATCTGAAATATAATCCGGTTGCACACTTCcctttttcagaaaaatacagTCGGGACACTCCGTTCCACCCCCGACCTCGCGGACCACGGAGCTGCGGAGGCTGGACCAACCAACCTGGGCTGGTTAAGGACCGCTTCGGGGAGGAGGCGTGGCCTTGGACGCCTAGGACTGGTTGGGTTGGGATTGGACAACAAAGGCGTCCTTCTGCAGGTCGGCCCCGCCTCCGGTTCCCGCCCCAATTTCCTCTCAGTAGTAGAGTGGCAACCCCAAACGCATGCGTCCTAAAGCCGGTGGGCACTTCCGCCCGCCCACTCCGGAACCTCGGTTCTCGCTCGGGTTTCCGCGGAGAAGACCCGGGCGGCCAAGGCGGAAGTATTGTGAGCGTGTGGGCGGAGCTTCGTGCGGCCATGTCGGCGGCCCTGCTGCggcggggcctggagctgctgggagcgccagagggtgaggaggggctgACCGGGGACTTGCAGCGCGGGCGGAGGGGCGGCAGGAGTGGGGGGCTGGATCCCGGAGGGTACGACGGAACGATCCCAGCCAGGCTTGGCTCCGGTGGGTTGGAAACCCTGCGCGCCCTCCGAACTGGGTCCgtgcctctccctctttccctgcagcCCCCCAGGCCGCGCCCGGCCAGGCCAAGCCGAGCGGGGCTCCGGTGAAGCGGACCCGGAAAGCGAAGGCTACCCAAGCCCAGAAACTGCGGAACTCGGCCAAGGGAAAGGTGCCCAAGTCGGCGCTTGGTGAGCTCGGGAAGGGGGCTGCACCCTGGTGGAGGGGGCGCTTGAGGCTGAGCTTGGAAGGGTCACCAGGCATTGCCAGAGCACCCAGTGTGTGCCGGGCGCGGAGCGGGATCCCGGGAAGACGGAGGGGAACCAAACACATCTTCCCGGGAAGTGTAAGAGTGAGCCGGGGGAAGAATGCTCTAGAGAAAATCGCTCACGCGGAGTTTGGAGGAGGTTTGTTGCTTTGAGGTTTTGCAAGAAAGAAGCCGGATAAAGGTGACATAGTGAACAAGGGTCAGAGGTGGAGCGCTTTACAAATAGTTAATATTCTGTGGGCCTGGGGCTGTTCTAAACCCCGTATAAATAAACGGTCACTCGCTTGACTCCTTACGTAACCCTGTGAAGTCAGTACTGTCACCGCCCCCATTTTTCAGAGGCAGAAACAGGCACCTGTCCAGATGGTAGGTGGTAACCAGGCAGTGTGTCTCCGGAGATTTGCTCTCCCCTACTCGGTTCAGAGGGAGGCAGTGTGGCCTGGGCAGCTGGGATGGGCAGACAGTTGGGCGGGGATAGGATTTGGTGGAAAGGGAGCGTTGATGGGCTTCAGTGGTGAATTGGGTACAAGGatggaggaaaagggagacacCGACCTCACAGAGCCTCGTTTCTAGTAGAGGATCCTGGGGGATAGGATTCCCCTTAAGGAGACAGACTCGGGGAGGGACGGGTGTGGGCTGGATGGTGGGGTATTCTGACTTGTGGCAGCGCTTGGTGAGTGCCTAGTGTGCCTTTGAACCCCTGGGGCCTGGTATAGAAAAGATgttcaagtatttgttgaaagaacTATGAATtcccagcaggaaacagaagCGTAGGATGCCAAAGGTCATCTCCTTTATTTAGCCCAACCCTTGTCCCACCAACCTGTCACGGTACCTCACTGGTGACCAGAGGGCCCTCGAGCCTCAGTGGCCAATCTAAAGCACCTCTGTGCCGCCTTGGTGTGAGCTTCATCATCTGTTGCCTGGGTTATTTCAAAAGCCTCCTAACGttcaccccatcccccacccagtaATTTTGTTCTCACCACAGGGGACAGAGTGATCCTGTGATATAAGTTGGACCTGTCTGTCCTCTGCCCCACACCCTCCAGTGCCTTCCATCAAACTTGGTGGCTAATGAGACCCCACGGGGTCTGCCCCCTCTCCAGCTTCatctcctcctgctctcccctccccgcgCCTGCCATTTTCTGTTTTCCGATCACATTAATCACACTTCTTCAGTCTTTTGCACGGACTGTTCCCTCCATctagaatgctcttcccccagatACCCATAGACTCTCTCTCCAGTACTTGCTAAAACGTCATTTCCGCGAGGCCAACCCAGACCCTCCTATTCAGAATTGCAGCCCTCCACCCCTGGCATTTCTCATTTGTCTTTACTGTGCTGTTTTTCTTCATAACGTGTATCACTCTCTAAAATACTGTTTACCTTGTTTACCGTGTCTCTTTGCTCTGGAGagtaagctccctgagggcaggcagGAGTTCTGTTTTCTGCTGTATGCCCTGCACCTAGAACAGTGTTTGATATAAGTCTCAGGACTTATTTGTTGCAtaagtcacttgagcatctgggagccatgggggttggggggaggcttCTAAAGGA is from Suricata suricatta isolate VVHF042 chromosome 10, meerkat_22Aug2017_6uvM2_HiC, whole genome shotgun sequence and encodes:
- the RPS19BP1 gene encoding active regulator of SIRT1, whose amino-acid sequence is MLSHRGPGSNRSQPPQMECEQEKYSRDTPFHPRPRGPRSCGGWTNQPGLVKDRFGEEAWPWTPRTGWVGIGQQRRPSAGRPRLRFPPQFPLSSRVATPNACVLKPVGTSARPLRNLGSRSGFRGEDPGGQGGSIVSVWAELRAAMSAALLRRGLELLGAPEAPQAAPGQAKPSGAPVKRTRKAKATQAQKLRNSAKGKVPKSALAEFQKRQCRGCLGVNLKFMTSARSPVAESVTQKIVCQNRGRKACDRPAAKTKKKKKAEGTVFTEEDFQKFQQEYFGS